The following proteins are encoded in a genomic region of Mahella australiensis 50-1 BON:
- a CDS encoding type Z 30S ribosomal protein S14 — MAKKSLIVKQQRKPKFSTRAYNRCSICGRPHAYLRKYGVCRICFRELAHQGQIPGIKKASW; from the coding sequence TTGGCTAAGAAATCGTTGATTGTAAAGCAGCAAAGGAAGCCGAAGTTTTCCACACGCGCATATAATAGATGCAGCATATGCGGTAGACCGCATGCTTATCTGAGGAAATACGGCGTGTGCAGGATATGCTTTAGGGAATTGGCACATCAGGGCCAAATACCGGGAATAAAGAAGGCCAGTTGGTAG
- the rplR gene encoding 50S ribosomal protein L18, whose amino-acid sequence MITKQDKNKARKVRHLRVRKKVDGVPARPRLNVYRSLNHIYAQIIDDTVGHTLVSASTLDKDVKDQLAEESTKTDAAKLVGKVVAQRAIAKGIEEVVFDRGGYIYHGRVKEVATGAREAGLKF is encoded by the coding sequence ATGATCACTAAACAAGACAAGAATAAAGCGAGAAAAGTACGGCATCTTAGGGTTCGTAAAAAGGTGGATGGCGTACCGGCTAGGCCACGTTTAAACGTCTACAGGAGCCTCAATCATATATATGCTCAAATTATCGATGATACGGTCGGGCATACACTTGTATCGGCCTCTACATTAGATAAAGATGTAAAAGATCAACTTGCCGAAGAGAGTACAAAAACCGATGCCGCCAAGCTGGTAGGTAAGGTAGTAGCTCAACGGGCTATAGCTAAGGGCATAGAAGAAGTGGTTTTTGATAGAGGCGGCTATATTTATCATGGGCGTGTAAAAGAAGTAGCGACCGGGGCTAGAGAAGCCGGATTAAAATTTTAA
- the rplF gene encoding 50S ribosomal protein L6: MSRIGKKPIDIPAGVTVTVTPDNMIKVKGPKGELSRSIHRNMNIAVENNTITVMPKSDSKQDNALHGLTRTLIYNMVEGVTNGFQKGLDINGVGYRAQKQGNKLVLTVGYSHPVEIEEAQGITFEVPSPNKIIVKGIDKEKVGAVAANVRAVRVPDAYHGKGIKYETEVLKLKEGKTGKK, from the coding sequence ATGTCTAGAATTGGGAAGAAACCCATTGATATACCTGCCGGCGTAACCGTGACGGTGACCCCTGATAATATGATAAAGGTAAAGGGGCCTAAAGGCGAATTGAGCAGGTCTATACACCGCAATATGAACATTGCGGTCGAGAATAATACTATAACCGTTATGCCTAAAAGCGACAGCAAGCAGGACAATGCGCTGCATGGCTTAACCCGCACGCTTATATATAACATGGTGGAAGGCGTGACCAACGGCTTTCAAAAAGGACTCGATATAAACGGCGTGGGATATCGTGCACAGAAACAGGGCAATAAGCTTGTACTGACGGTGGGCTACTCACATCCGGTCGAAATAGAGGAAGCTCAGGGTATAACATTTGAAGTGCCCAGCCCTAATAAAATCATCGTAAAGGGCATTGATAAAGAAAAGGTAGGGGCTGTAGCTGCCAATGTAAGAGCGGTACGTGTGCCCGATGCCTATCACGGCAAGGGCATAAAATATGAGACAGAGGTATTGAAACTAAAAGAAGGAAAGACCGGTAAAAAGTAG
- the rplE gene encoding 50S ribosomal protein L5, translating into MARLKDAYVNEIVPAMQQQFKYTNIMEVPKLEKVVINVGMGDAKDNPKVAQAVSDELAAITGQRPVITKAKKSIAAFKVRTGMPIGAKVTLRGERMYEFVDKLFNIALPRVRDFRGVSSKAFDGRGNYTLGVKEQLIFPEVDYDKIDKVRGMDIVFVTTAKSDEEAKGLLKLLGMPFRED; encoded by the coding sequence GTGGCGAGATTAAAGGATGCTTATGTAAATGAAATAGTACCTGCTATGCAGCAGCAGTTTAAATATACCAATATAATGGAAGTCCCTAAGTTGGAAAAAGTAGTAATTAATGTTGGTATGGGAGATGCTAAGGATAACCCAAAGGTAGCACAGGCTGTCAGCGACGAATTGGCGGCTATAACAGGCCAGAGACCGGTAATAACAAAGGCCAAAAAATCAATAGCGGCCTTTAAGGTGAGGACCGGTATGCCGATAGGAGCTAAAGTAACGCTGCGCGGCGAGCGTATGTATGAATTTGTGGATAAACTTTTCAATATAGCATTACCGCGAGTGAGGGACTTCAGAGGGGTTTCTTCCAAGGCGTTTGATGGTCGCGGAAATTATACATTAGGGGTAAAAGAACAATTGATCTTTCCCGAAGTAGATTATGATAAAATAGATAAGGTTAGGGGAATGGACATAGTGTTCGTTACTACAGCCAAAAGCGATGAAGAGGCCAAGGGACTGCTAAAGTTACTGGGTATGCCATTTAGAGAGGATTAG
- the rpmD gene encoding 50S ribosomal protein L30 — protein MAKLKITLRKSTIGALENQIRTVKSLGLHKVGSSVVQEDRPDIRGMINVVHHLVEVQEIQD, from the coding sequence TTGGCTAAATTGAAGATCACACTGAGAAAAAGCACTATAGGTGCATTGGAAAATCAAATAAGGACGGTAAAATCTTTAGGGCTTCACAAAGTGGGCAGCAGCGTAGTGCAGGAAGATAGGCCAGATATTCGAGGCATGATCAATGTGGTCCACCATCTGGTAGAAGTCCAGGAAATACAGGATTAG
- the rpsS gene encoding 30S ribosomal protein S19 — protein sequence MSRSVKKGPYVDKNILKKVTEMNQKREKKVVKTWARSCTIIPEMVGHTFAVHDGRKHVPVYVTEDMVGHKLGEFAPTRTFRGHSDRTERSTSAR from the coding sequence TTGAGCAGATCGGTAAAAAAGGGACCTTATGTAGATAAAAACATACTAAAAAAAGTTACTGAGATGAATCAAAAAAGAGAAAAAAAGGTTGTTAAGACATGGGCTCGTAGCTGCACCATTATTCCTGAAATGGTAGGGCATACTTTTGCTGTACATGATGGTAGAAAGCATGTGCCGGTATATGTTACTGAGGACATGGTAGGCCATAAGTTAGGAGAATTTGCTCCTACCAGGACCTTCCGTGGGCACAGCGACCGCACCGAACGTTCTACGTCAGCAAGGTAG
- the secY gene encoding preprotein translocase subunit SecY, giving the protein MWETLKNAWRLEDLRRRILYTLGMLLVFRIGSFIPIPGINNEYLNQMIEQGGLLAFFDIISGGSFGNFTIFAMSITPYINSSIIMQLLTVAIPSLEKLAKEGEEGRKKIAQYTRYLTVVLAFVQALGITYGLKNIVVNKGFFSYFVVALTLTAGTAFLMWLGEQITEKGIGNGISLIIFAGIVARLPMTVITMTESIRAGAISIWSVPLLVVGAVALVAAVVFVNEGERRIPVQYAKRVVGRRMYGGQSTHLPMKVNAGGVIPIIFAISILMLPQTISQFWPSSGIGQWFERYFAPNSALYLILYAVLIILFTYFYAQITFNPIEISDNLRQYGGFIPGIRPGRPTAEYLARISSRITLAGALFLAAVAVLPAVFTSGSGIPLYFGGSAVLIVIGVALETMKQLEAQMLMRHYKGFLK; this is encoded by the coding sequence GTGTGGGAAACGCTCAAAAATGCATGGCGGCTTGAAGATTTGAGGCGCAGGATCCTTTATACTTTAGGGATGCTGCTGGTATTCAGGATAGGATCGTTTATACCTATTCCAGGAATAAACAACGAATACCTCAATCAAATGATAGAACAAGGAGGGCTATTGGCCTTCTTCGATATAATCTCCGGCGGCAGCTTTGGCAATTTTACCATATTTGCCATGAGTATAACACCTTATATTAATTCATCCATAATTATGCAGCTATTGACTGTAGCTATACCGAGCCTGGAAAAGCTTGCAAAAGAGGGCGAAGAGGGGCGCAAGAAGATAGCTCAATATACCAGATACCTTACTGTTGTTTTGGCCTTCGTGCAGGCGCTGGGTATCACATATGGACTCAAAAATATAGTGGTAAACAAAGGCTTTTTCTCGTATTTTGTTGTTGCCCTGACATTGACAGCCGGCACCGCTTTTCTTATGTGGCTAGGCGAACAGATTACAGAGAAAGGTATAGGCAACGGTATATCTCTGATAATATTTGCAGGCATAGTAGCAAGATTGCCGATGACCGTTATAACCATGACCGAATCCATAAGGGCGGGAGCAATATCAATATGGAGTGTTCCGCTTTTGGTAGTAGGAGCGGTGGCCTTGGTAGCTGCTGTTGTATTCGTAAATGAGGGCGAGCGCAGGATACCTGTGCAGTATGCCAAGCGCGTGGTAGGGCGCCGCATGTACGGTGGTCAGAGCACGCACCTGCCTATGAAGGTAAATGCCGGCGGCGTTATACCAATAATATTTGCTATATCCATACTAATGCTGCCGCAAACTATAAGCCAATTTTGGCCGAGCAGCGGTATAGGCCAGTGGTTTGAGCGTTATTTCGCACCAAACAGCGCATTGTATCTGATTTTATATGCCGTATTGATAATATTATTTACGTATTTTTACGCGCAGATAACCTTCAACCCGATAGAAATAAGCGATAATCTGCGCCAGTACGGGGGCTTTATACCAGGCATACGGCCCGGGCGCCCCACCGCAGAGTATTTGGCTAGGATATCCAGCCGTATCACACTGGCAGGCGCATTGTTCCTGGCGGCTGTTGCAGTATTGCCTGCCGTATTTACATCAGGTTCGGGTATACCGCTGTATTTTGGAGGCTCGGCTGTATTGATCGTCATAGGCGTGGCCCTTGAGACCATGAAACAATTAGAAGCGCAGATGCTGATGAGGCATTATAAAGGCTTCTTGAAGTAA
- a CDS encoding KOW domain-containing RNA-binding protein has product MDVDIGQVVRSKAGRDKGRYFIVIGIEGSDYAFIADGVLRKVENPKKKKLKHLEIKNELIGEIKEKISNSKRLSNSDIRKALEALGYMPKGEEV; this is encoded by the coding sequence GTGGATGTAGATATAGGCCAGGTAGTTCGTTCAAAAGCAGGCAGGGATAAAGGAAGGTATTTTATAGTGATAGGCATTGAAGGCAGCGACTATGCGTTTATTGCCGATGGTGTATTGCGCAAAGTAGAAAATCCGAAAAAGAAAAAACTTAAGCACCTGGAGATAAAAAACGAATTGATAGGTGAAATAAAGGAAAAAATATCAAATAGTAAGCGTCTTTCCAACTCTGATATTAGGAAAGCGTTAGAGGCTTTGGGTTATATGCCTAAGGGCGAGGAGGTATGA
- the rplV gene encoding 50S ribosomal protein L22: protein MATREREKAQKREENKDRRPRAIARYIRISSRKVKVVIDLIRGKRVKDALNILRYTPKAASTVVEKLLRSAIANAENNLGLDADDLYVAEVYADQGPTLKRVHPRAQGRAYRIRKRTSHITIILDEMKR, encoded by the coding sequence ATGGCTACTAGAGAGCGTGAGAAGGCTCAAAAAAGAGAAGAAAATAAAGATAGACGGCCTAGAGCCATAGCTAGATATATTAGAATATCATCGCGCAAAGTCAAGGTGGTTATAGATCTTATCCGCGGCAAAAGGGTTAAAGATGCTTTAAATATATTGCGTTATACGCCCAAAGCTGCCTCAACGGTGGTAGAAAAACTGTTGCGTTCGGCTATAGCTAATGCTGAGAATAATCTGGGTTTGGATGCGGATGACCTTTATGTGGCAGAGGTTTATGCTGATCAGGGGCCCACATTGAAAAGGGTACATCCGAGGGCTCAGGGAAGGGCTTATAGAATACGCAAACGTACCAGCCATATAACCATTATTTTGGACGAGATGAAAAGATAG
- the rpsC gene encoding 30S ribosomal protein S3, which translates to MGQKMHPHGLRVGIIENWDSRWLVKNDREFAGNVLEDYKIRTYLKQKLYSAGISRIEIERAANRIRVNIFTAKPGMVIGKGGTEVDKLKKDLENLTGKAVSLNILEVRFPELDAQLVAENVASQLEKRISFRRAMKQAISRTMKSGAKGIKITCSGRLGGAEIARSEHYHEGTIPLQTLRANIDYGFAEARTTYGRIGVKVWIYKGDVLGKGKWAVAEEGGNKHVNAKEGKVSKTAKRQNERRGQPRQ; encoded by the coding sequence TTGGGTCAAAAGATGCATCCGCACGGACTCCGGGTAGGTATTATAGAAAACTGGGATTCGCGATGGTTAGTCAAGAACGATAGGGAATTTGCCGGCAATGTACTGGAAGATTATAAAATTCGCACTTATTTGAAGCAAAAGCTCTATAGCGCCGGTATATCGAGGATAGAGATAGAGCGAGCTGCAAATAGAATACGCGTAAATATATTTACCGCTAAACCCGGTATGGTTATAGGTAAAGGCGGTACAGAGGTTGACAAACTGAAGAAGGACCTAGAGAATTTAACGGGCAAGGCTGTTTCGCTGAATATATTAGAAGTTAGATTCCCGGAACTCGATGCACAGTTGGTGGCTGAAAATGTTGCTTCGCAGCTAGAGAAGCGCATATCTTTTAGACGTGCTATGAAACAGGCTATAAGCCGTACTATGAAATCAGGAGCTAAAGGTATAAAGATAACCTGTTCTGGACGTCTAGGAGGAGCTGAAATAGCAAGAAGCGAGCATTATCACGAAGGTACCATACCGCTTCAAACATTGCGCGCCAATATAGATTATGGGTTTGCAGAAGCACGCACAACGTACGGGCGTATAGGCGTCAAGGTATGGATATATAAAGGAGATGTTTTAGGCAAGGGTAAATGGGCCGTTGCTGAAGAAGGAGGGAATAAACATGTTAATGCCAAAGAGGGTAAAGTATCGAAAACCGCAAAGAGGCAGAATGAAAGGCGTGGCCAGCCGAGGCAATAA
- the rplP gene encoding 50S ribosomal protein L16, producing the protein MLMPKRVKYRKPQRGRMKGVASRGNKVAYGEYGLQALEPAWITNNQIEAARIAINRYIRKGGKVWIKIFPDKAVTKKPAETRMGSGKGSPEYWVAVVKPGRILFELSGVSEDVAKEAFRLAAHKLPIKCKFVKRQDLEAVGGESNEG; encoded by the coding sequence ATGTTAATGCCAAAGAGGGTAAAGTATCGAAAACCGCAAAGAGGCAGAATGAAAGGCGTGGCCAGCCGAGGCAATAAAGTTGCTTATGGCGAATACGGGCTGCAGGCTTTGGAGCCGGCATGGATAACCAACAATCAGATAGAAGCTGCCCGTATAGCTATAAATAGATATATACGCAAAGGCGGTAAAGTGTGGATAAAAATCTTCCCGGATAAGGCGGTTACAAAGAAACCTGCCGAAACACGTATGGGCAGCGGTAAAGGATCGCCGGAGTATTGGGTGGCCGTAGTAAAGCCCGGGAGGATATTGTTTGAGTTATCCGGCGTATCAGAAGATGTAGCCAAAGAGGCATTTCGCCTGGCGGCACATAAATTACCTATAAAATGCAAGTTTGTAAAACGCCAGGACTTAGAAGCAGTAGGTGGTGAAAGCAATGAGGGTTGA
- the rpsH gene encoding 30S ribosomal protein S8: MVTDPIADMLTRIRNALVARHNVVDIPASRMKKDIAQILVEEGFIRSCEFIDDGKQGILRLTLRYGSNKERVISGLKRISKPGLRVYTRKDNVPKVLGGLGIAILSTSKGVMADKKARQEGVGGEVLCYIW; encoded by the coding sequence ATGGTAACGGATCCTATAGCAGATATGTTGACGCGTATACGCAACGCGCTTGTGGCAAGGCATAATGTAGTAGATATCCCGGCATCCAGGATGAAAAAAGATATAGCCCAAATATTAGTAGAAGAGGGCTTTATACGTTCCTGTGAGTTTATAGACGACGGTAAGCAGGGCATTTTGCGTTTAACGCTAAGATATGGTTCCAATAAAGAGCGCGTTATAAGCGGTTTAAAACGCATAAGCAAACCCGGTTTAAGGGTTTATACGAGAAAAGACAATGTGCCTAAAGTCCTGGGTGGGCTTGGCATCGCTATTTTGTCAACGTCCAAAGGAGTCATGGCTGATAAGAAAGCCCGTCAGGAAGGCGTTGGCGGCGAAGTATTGTGCTATATATGGTAA
- the rplN gene encoding 50S ribosomal protein L14 produces the protein MIRPQTRLKVADNTGAKEIMCIRVLGGPNRKSANIGDEIIASIKNATPGGVVKKGDVVKAVIVRTSKGMQRPDGSYIRFDDNAAVIINDDKQPRGTRIFGPVARELRDRDYMKIISLAPEVL, from the coding sequence ATGATTAGACCGCAGACACGGCTTAAAGTGGCTGATAATACCGGAGCCAAGGAGATAATGTGTATCCGCGTATTGGGAGGCCCAAATAGAAAGAGCGCAAATATAGGCGATGAGATCATAGCTTCTATTAAAAATGCAACGCCAGGAGGCGTTGTTAAAAAAGGCGATGTCGTCAAAGCTGTTATAGTAAGAACATCCAAAGGCATGCAACGGCCTGACGGTTCGTATATACGTTTCGATGATAACGCGGCTGTTATCATAAACGACGATAAGCAGCCTAGAGGCACGCGTATATTCGGTCCGGTAGCCAGAGAATTGAGGGATAGAGATTATATGAAGATCATCTCTCTGGCGCCGGAGGTGTTATGA
- the rpsQ gene encoding 30S ribosomal protein S17, with protein MVVRNRRKTAVGIVVSNKMDKTVVVANETLKKDPLYGKYIKRTKKYKAHDENNECNEGDKVLIMETRPLSKDKRWRVVEILERAK; from the coding sequence ATGGTCGTTCGCAATCGACGCAAAACAGCGGTAGGTATAGTCGTGAGCAATAAGATGGATAAGACCGTAGTAGTGGCCAATGAAACGCTGAAAAAGGATCCATTATACGGCAAGTATATAAAAAGGACAAAGAAATATAAAGCGCACGATGAGAATAACGAGTGTAATGAAGGCGATAAAGTATTGATAATGGAAACCAGGCCGCTTAGCAAGGATAAAAGATGGCGAGTGGTAGAGATACTGGAACGGGCTAAATGA
- the rpmJ gene encoding 50S ribosomal protein L36, translated as MKVRPSVKPMCEKCKVIKRHGKVMVICENPKHKQRQG; from the coding sequence ATGAAGGTTAGACCATCTGTAAAGCCCATGTGCGAGAAATGTAAAGTCATTAAACGCCATGGCAAGGTAATGGTTATATGTGAAAATCCGAAACATAAACAAAGACAAGGATGA
- the rpsE gene encoding 30S ribosomal protein S5, protein MQKIDPNSLGELKERVVFINRVAKVVKGGKNFRFSALVVVGDENGHVGAGMGKAAEIPEAIRKGIEDAKKNIINVPMVDTTVPHEVLGHFGSGEVLIKPAKAGTGVIAGGPVRAVLESAGVKDIRTKSLGSNNPINMVRATIEGLKQLKTLESVSRLRGKTEQDIVG, encoded by the coding sequence ATGCAGAAGATCGACCCTAATTCTTTAGGTGAATTAAAGGAAAGAGTGGTTTTTATAAACCGTGTTGCCAAGGTTGTAAAAGGCGGCAAAAATTTCCGATTCAGTGCTCTGGTCGTAGTAGGTGATGAAAACGGCCATGTAGGAGCAGGCATGGGTAAAGCTGCTGAAATACCTGAGGCCATAAGGAAGGGCATAGAAGATGCTAAGAAAAATATCATAAACGTGCCTATGGTAGATACCACAGTACCACACGAAGTATTGGGACATTTTGGTAGCGGCGAGGTGCTTATAAAGCCTGCTAAAGCCGGTACTGGCGTTATAGCTGGTGGGCCGGTACGTGCGGTATTGGAATCAGCCGGAGTAAAGGATATACGCACCAAGTCGCTTGGCTCAAATAACCCCATAAATATGGTAAGAGCTACTATAGAAGGATTGAAGCAATTAAAAACTTTGGAGTCGGTATCCAGATTGAGGGGAAAAACCGAACAGGATATCGTCGGTTAG
- a CDS encoding adenylate kinase has protein sequence MNIVLLGPPGAGKGTHAARLAEKYGIPHISTGDMLREAMREGTSLGLKAKEYVENGALVPDDIVIGIVKERLQKPDCSKGFLLDGFPRTVPQAEALDTFARVDRVINIQIPFDKLMDRITHRWLCEKCGASYRIEDPDKSDLICEKCGGKLYQREDDKPETFGNRLKVYEAQTQPLIDYYEKRGILININSDQPIEGTFADICKALGSDVS, from the coding sequence TTGAATATAGTATTATTAGGGCCTCCAGGAGCGGGTAAAGGCACTCATGCCGCCAGATTAGCTGAGAAATATGGTATACCGCATATATCTACGGGCGATATGCTGCGCGAGGCCATGCGTGAAGGAACCTCACTTGGGCTTAAAGCAAAGGAATATGTTGAAAATGGTGCCTTAGTGCCGGATGATATAGTTATAGGGATAGTGAAGGAGCGTTTACAAAAACCGGATTGCTCAAAGGGCTTTTTACTCGATGGATTTCCGCGCACGGTGCCTCAGGCTGAGGCATTGGATACATTTGCAAGAGTAGATCGCGTTATAAACATACAGATACCATTCGATAAGCTGATGGATCGCATAACGCATCGCTGGTTATGCGAAAAATGCGGCGCAAGTTACAGGATAGAGGATCCAGACAAAAGCGATCTCATATGCGAGAAATGTGGCGGGAAGCTTTATCAAAGAGAAGATGATAAGCCCGAGACTTTCGGCAATCGCTTAAAGGTTTATGAAGCTCAGACGCAACCGCTTATCGATTATTATGAGAAACGCGGCATATTGATAAATATAAACAGCGATCAGCCTATAGAAGGTACGTTTGCGGATATATGCAAGGCTTTGGGAAGCGACGTTTCATGA
- the rpmC gene encoding 50S ribosomal protein L29, which translates to MRVDKLRELSVEELNDQLADLKTELFNLRFQLAVGQLENPMRIREVRRSIAQVKTILREREIRREA; encoded by the coding sequence ATGAGGGTTGACAAGCTTAGAGAATTATCTGTAGAGGAACTGAACGATCAATTGGCCGATTTAAAAACCGAGCTATTCAACCTGCGCTTTCAACTGGCTGTAGGGCAATTAGAAAACCCTATGCGTATTAGAGAAGTAAGGCGTTCCATAGCCCAGGTAAAGACTATATTAAGGGAACGCGAGATTAGGCGCGAAGCATAG
- the infA gene encoding translation initiation factor IF-1 translates to MSKDDMIAVEGTVIEALPNAMFQVQLENGHKVLAHASGKLRMNFIRILPGDKVTVELSPYDLSRGRIIWRGK, encoded by the coding sequence TTGTCTAAGGATGATATGATAGCAGTCGAAGGAACGGTAATAGAGGCATTACCCAATGCCATGTTTCAGGTGCAACTGGAAAATGGCCATAAAGTTTTAGCACACGCTTCGGGTAAGCTAAGGATGAATTTTATCCGTATATTGCCAGGAGATAAAGTGACCGTTGAATTATCGCCTTATGATCTCTCAAGAGGTCGTATAATATGGCGCGGTAAATGA
- the map gene encoding type I methionyl aminopeptidase has protein sequence MITLKSHHEIELMREAGRLVAQTHELLRSAIKPGITTAELDRMAESFIISHNAIPSFKGYSAQPGVKPFPASICASVNDEVVHGIPSDDKVLQNGDIISIDIGAILNGYHGDAARTYAVGAISDDAMRLIDVTRQSFFEGLKFAMHGHRLTDISNAIQQYVESNGYSVVREYLGHGIGKEMHEDPPVPNFGRPGRGPRLEAGMTLAIEPMVNMGTYRVKVMPNMWTVKTQDGSLSAHYENTIAITDQNPIILTEV, from the coding sequence ATGATAACACTAAAATCCCATCATGAGATAGAGCTTATGCGAGAAGCCGGTCGTCTGGTGGCGCAGACCCATGAATTGTTGCGTAGTGCCATAAAGCCAGGCATAACCACAGCAGAGCTGGATCGCATGGCAGAGAGCTTTATAATATCGCATAACGCTATACCCTCTTTTAAAGGATATTCAGCACAGCCTGGGGTAAAGCCGTTTCCGGCAAGCATATGCGCATCGGTAAACGATGAGGTGGTGCACGGCATACCGAGCGATGACAAAGTGCTACAAAATGGCGATATTATAAGTATCGATATAGGAGCTATATTGAACGGTTACCATGGCGATGCAGCGCGTACCTATGCTGTAGGCGCGATATCGGATGATGCTATGCGCCTTATCGATGTGACACGGCAATCTTTCTTCGAAGGGCTTAAATTTGCTATGCACGGCCATAGGCTGACCGACATATCCAATGCTATACAACAATACGTTGAAAGCAACGGGTATTCGGTGGTACGGGAATACCTCGGACATGGCATAGGCAAAGAAATGCATGAAGACCCGCCGGTGCCTAATTTTGGACGGCCGGGTAGAGGACCCAGACTGGAAGCAGGTATGACACTGGCCATAGAGCCTATGGTCAATATGGGGACATACAGGGTTAAGGTTATGCCTAATATGTGGACGGTAAAGACCCAGGATGGGAGCTTATCAGCCCATTATGAGAATACGATAGCCATAACGGATCAAAACCCCATAATTTTGACGGAGGTCTGA
- the rplX gene encoding 50S ribosomal protein L24: MPNKLHVKKGDTVIVINGKYKGKIGKVLTALPQDGKIVVQDVNIVTKHKKPTSSVQQGGLVKQESPIPSSKVMLWCDECKRPTRISKKILADGSKVRVCKHCGREFTD; encoded by the coding sequence ATGCCGAATAAACTTCATGTAAAAAAAGGCGACACTGTTATAGTGATCAACGGCAAATATAAAGGCAAGATAGGCAAGGTGCTTACAGCTCTGCCGCAGGATGGCAAGATCGTGGTGCAAGATGTGAATATCGTTACCAAGCATAAAAAACCCACCAGTTCGGTGCAACAAGGAGGCCTGGTTAAACAGGAGTCCCCTATTCCCAGCTCTAAGGTGATGCTATGGTGTGACGAATGTAAGCGTCCCACCAGGATAAGCAAAAAAATTCTGGCAGACGGCAGCAAAGTAAGAGTATGTAAACACTGCGGCCGAGAATTTACCGATTAA
- the rplO gene encoding 50S ribosomal protein L15 — protein sequence MKLHELKAVEGARKSPKRVGRGTGSGLGTTSGRGNKGQNARSGGRVRPGFEGGQMPLTRRLPKVGFTNIFAKEYAEINVAALERFDNGAEITPEVLKQEGVIKNIKDGVKILGDGQLTKSLTVKAHKFSKTAQQKIESAGGKAEVI from the coding sequence ATGAAACTCCATGAACTAAAAGCCGTGGAAGGGGCGAGGAAATCCCCTAAACGCGTAGGGAGAGGGACCGGTTCAGGGCTTGGCACCACATCCGGCCGTGGCAATAAAGGCCAGAATGCGCGCAGCGGTGGCCGCGTAAGGCCCGGGTTTGAAGGCGGTCAGATGCCGTTGACAAGGCGTTTACCCAAGGTAGGCTTTACCAATATTTTCGCTAAGGAGTATGCCGAGATTAATGTGGCTGCTTTAGAGCGTTTCGATAATGGTGCGGAGATAACTCCCGAGGTATTAAAACAAGAGGGAGTAATCAAAAATATAAAAGATGGCGTCAAGATATTGGGCGACGGCCAGCTTACCAAAAGCCTTACGGTAAAAGCCCATAAGTTTAGCAAAACAGCGCAGCAAAAGATAGAATCTGCCGGAGGAAAGGCAGAGGTGATATAA